A genomic segment from Harpia harpyja isolate bHarHar1 chromosome 5 unlocalized genomic scaffold, bHarHar1 primary haplotype SUPER_5_unloc_1, whole genome shotgun sequence encodes:
- the LOC128137944 gene encoding proline-rich protein 22-like, which produces MARPPMQLPLPGPWGPPVPQLFQPFVLPGTFYPRGSANLCHLPAQEQPFPAAWAPLAGGAPQAPQAPPAGLQRAPCGCLFDPRVFRIQWTTTDLPPPATATLGQGAASLPGAALWGPGGCGAPLAWVAPGTPQGQPQYLAPYENQRSGVAPAPLELPVSIPGYQHIEGQLAQINISSTATPVGAPPGSDVPLGSNVPPRPCAAAHNQALGDTAGDLAVSEEILLEEALRLFGCSLDGVGVSQDGPSSGPMPGDPAGTSGEGRGMAAATPALPKPIPGYEDIEGPLAKINTCGMATPAGAPPGSDVPPGSDVPPSPCADPHNQDLGEPVGELAASEKVALQEALVLFDCSLDGVGVSQDAPSRSSMPEDAGGTGAATPDRDFSSLSLPEELLTPDYCIPELSDIMLSLKISSVIGMEPQEPWQDAGLDLPPSPPAVADKPRKRQAQSSLPMPPSKRRALAANVGV; this is translated from the exons atggCGCGGCCACCaatgcagctcccactgcctgggCCCTGGGGCCCCCCGGTGCCCCAGCTTTTTCAGCCATTTGTGCTCCCCGGAACCTTCTACCCTCGAG gctCAGCCAACCTGTGCCATCTGCCCGCGCaggagcagcccttccctgcagcctgggcacccctggcAGGGGGGGCACCCCAGGCCCCCCAGGCACCACCAGCAG GTCTGCAGAGGGCTCCATGTGGCTGCCTCTTCGACCCCCGGGTCTTCCGCATCCAGTGGACAACCACCGACCTGCCTCCACCGGCCACCGCCACGCTCGGCCAAGGCGCCGCTTCTCTGCCGGGTGCTGCCCTGTGGGgtcccgggggctgcggggccccccTGGCCTGGGtagccccagggaccccccagggccAACCACAATACCTTGCACCCTACGAAAATCAGAGGAGTGGGGTGGCCCCAGCCCCTCTGGAGCTGCCAGTGTCCATCCCCGGCTACCAGCACATCGAGGGGCAGTTGGCACAGATCAACATCTCCAGCACGGCCACCCCTGTGGGGGCACCCCCAGGCAGCGACGTCCCCCTGGGCAGCAATGTCCCCCCCAGGCCCTGCGCTGCCGCCCACAACCAAGCCCTCGGGGACACTGCAGGCGACCTTGCAGTGTCCGAGGAGATACTCCTGGAAGAGGCCCTAAGGCTCTTCGGTTGCTCCCTGGATGGAGTGGGGGTCAGCCAGGATGGTCCCAGCAGCGGCCCCATGCCTGGGgaccctgctggcaccagcggagaggggagagggatggCCGCAGCCACCCCAGCGCTGCCAAAACCCATCCCCGGCTACGAGGACATCGAGGGGCCGTTGGCCAAGATCAACACCTGCGGCATGGCCACCCCTGCGGGGGCACCCCCAGGCAGCGACGTCCCCCCGGGCAGCgacgtcccccccagcccctgcgctgACCCCCACAACCAAGACCTTGGGGAGCCCGTAGGTGAACTTGCAGCGTCTGAGAAAGTGGCTCTCCAAGAGGCCCTAGTGCTCTTTGATTGCTCCCTGGATGGGGTGGGGGTCAGCCAGGATGCTCCCAGCAGGAGCTCCATGCCCGAGGACGCTGGTGGCACCGGTGCAGCCACCCCCGACCGTGACTTCAGCTCGCTCTCGCTGCCTGAGGAGCTGCTCACCCCTGACTACTGCATCCCCGAGCTCAGCGACATCATGCTGAGCCTCAAAATATCCAGCGTCATCGGGATGGAGCCCCAGGAGCCGTGGCAGGATGCGGGGCTGGACCTGCCACCATCCCCACCTGCCGTGGCAGACAAGCCGAGGAAGAGGCAGGCGCAGAGCTCCTTGCCAATGCCACCCAGCAAGCGCAGGGCTCTCGCAGCCAAcgtgggggtgtga
- the LOC128137950 gene encoding uncharacterized protein LOC128137950 has protein sequence MPKATKSHPCPCCFAGSFCNASDVLGADLLDCSYSMPDRQLVRRVVSQVEFYLSDENLAKDAFLLKHVQKNKMGFVSIKLLTSLKKVEYLTHDWWLTLYALQFSELLEVNEEGTKVRRFSVSWVPIPESLLSIPPSKLLLAWELLPLEQDMLLLLQKNFLKTITRMFSPFGTIASIRILRPGRKLPSDVRKYTSDFPELLSKHCALVQYKSLGSASALRSLEDLGRQSCPRGESIRVVRLCGKGSKKTPGSEKEVADKLVDQPGWKAQAVAATFPNGLGDSLLCSSPELNGAQALPPLLLHKDPSAPSWPGSNFKPSNFGNAFTGLLLASKVFPPLGTGLGTGSCYGLCSSTESTRGCGWGSGVGAWAPWPSSPSPDAKPLAGNPPAATWVPEPLGLWDAVLCLPHCCPKSGVVYPVCKMPIQTQSRGILFQFMFTQRWGLGGNLQR, from the exons ATGCCAAAGGCCACCAAGTCACACCCGTGTCCCTGCTGCTTTGCCGGGAGCTTCTGCAATGCGAGCGATGTTCTGGGGGCTGATCTCTTGGACTGCAGCTACTCCATGCCTGACCGGCAGCTGGTCAGGAGGGTGGTGTCCCAGGTGGAATTCTACCTCTCTGACGAGAACCTGGCCAAGGAtgctttcctcctgaaacatGTCCAGAAGAACAAGATGGGCTTCGTCAGCATCAAACTGCTGACGTCCTTGAAGAAG GTGGAATACCTGACGCATGACTGGTGGCTGACGCTCTACGCCCTGCAGTTctcagagctgctggaggtgaaCGAGGAGGGCACCAAAGTGAGGCG cttttcggTATCATGGGTCCCCATCCCCGAGTCCCTGCTGAGCATCCCCCCCAGCAaactgctgctggcctgggagctgctgcctctggagcaggacatgctgctgctgctccagaagaatTTCCTCAAGACCATCACGAGGATGTTCAGCCCCTTCGGCACCATCGCCTCCATCCGCATCCTGCGGCCAGGCCGCAAGCTGCCCTCAGATGTGCGGAAATACACGTCAGACTTCCCTGAGCTGCTGAGCAAGCACTGCGCACTGGTGCAGTACAAGAGCCTGGGGAGCGCTTCAGCCTTGAGGAGCCTCGAGGACCTCGGCCGCCAGAGCTGTCCGCGTGGTGAGAGCATCAGGGTGGTCCGGCTCTGCGGGAAGGGCTCCAAGAAGACACCCGGGTCCGAGAAGGAGGTGGCGGACAAGCTGGTGGACCAGCCGGGTTGGAAAGCGCAGGCGGTGGCCGCGACCTTCCCCAACGGCCTCGGggactccctgctctgcagctccccggaGCTGAACGGTGCCCAGGCGTTGccacccctcctcctgcacaaGGACCCCTCGGCACCCTCCTGGCCCGGCAGCAACTTCAAGCCCAGCAATTTTGGCAACGCCTTCACTGGATTGCTCCTCGCCAGCAAAGTCTTCCCTCCGCTGGGGACAGGCttgggcacaggcagctgctacggcctctgctccagcactgagaGCACTCGTGGCTGcggctgggggagtggggtgggtgcctgggcaccctggcccagcagcccctctccagaTGCCAAACCTCTTGCCGGCAATCCTCCGGCAGCGACGTGGGTGCCTGAGCCCCTCGGCCTGTGGGATGCGGTGCTTTGCCTGCCccactgttgtcccaaaagtggggtcgtttacccggtgtgcaaaatgccaatacagacacagagcagaggtattttattccaattcatgtttacgcaaagatgggggctaggtggtaatctgCAACGCTAG